A genomic window from Brevibacillus agri includes:
- a CDS encoding glycine C-acetyltransferase, giving the protein MLEGFSLASKTLEHFLHENLADLKSKGLYNVIDPLQSANGPVITIAGKELINLSSNNYLGLATDQRLVDAAIAAAQKYGVGAGAVRTINGTLDLHVKLEEKLAAFKHTEAAIAYQSGFNCNMAAISAVMDKDDAILSDELNHASIIDGCRLSRAQIIRFNHSDIDDLRAKAKEAKESGKYKKLMVITDGVFSMDGDIAKLPEIVEVAEEFDLITYVDDAHGSGVLGKGAGTVKHFGLSDKIDFQIGTLSKAIGVVGGYVAGRQELIDWLKVRSRPFLFSTALTPADVAACITAIDILTSSTELHDKLWDNGHYLKKGLKELGFNIGDSETPITPCIIGDEQKTQEFSKRLYEEGVYAKAIVFPTVPKGTGRVRNMPTAAHTKEMLDRALGIYEKVGKEMGILS; this is encoded by the coding sequence ATGCTGGAGGGATTCTCGTTGGCGAGCAAAACATTGGAGCACTTTTTACATGAAAATCTGGCTGATTTGAAAAGCAAAGGTCTGTACAACGTCATCGATCCTTTGCAAAGCGCAAACGGCCCTGTCATCACCATTGCGGGAAAAGAACTGATTAACCTGTCCTCGAACAACTACCTGGGACTGGCGACAGACCAGCGCCTGGTAGATGCCGCGATTGCCGCTGCGCAAAAATACGGAGTCGGGGCAGGAGCGGTGCGCACCATCAATGGTACGCTCGATCTGCACGTGAAGCTGGAAGAAAAACTCGCTGCCTTCAAACATACAGAAGCAGCTATCGCTTATCAGTCCGGCTTTAACTGCAACATGGCAGCCATCTCTGCCGTCATGGACAAGGACGATGCGATTTTGTCCGACGAGCTGAACCACGCTTCGATTATCGACGGCTGCCGTCTCTCGCGTGCGCAAATTATTCGCTTCAACCACTCGGACATCGACGACCTGCGCGCCAAAGCGAAGGAAGCAAAAGAGTCCGGCAAATATAAAAAACTGATGGTCATTACGGACGGCGTATTCTCGATGGACGGCGATATCGCCAAACTGCCGGAAATCGTGGAGGTTGCCGAAGAATTTGACCTCATCACCTATGTAGACGATGCCCACGGCTCGGGTGTGCTTGGCAAAGGCGCTGGAACCGTCAAACACTTTGGCTTGTCTGACAAAATCGACTTCCAGATCGGTACGCTCTCCAAAGCGATCGGGGTAGTCGGCGGCTACGTGGCAGGACGCCAGGAGCTGATCGACTGGCTCAAAGTGCGCAGCAGACCGTTCCTGTTCTCGACGGCGCTGACGCCAGCAGATGTGGCGGCTTGCATTACCGCTATTGACATTTTGACAAGCAGCACCGAACTGCACGACAAACTGTGGGATAACGGCCACTACCTGAAAAAAGGCTTGAAGGAGCTTGGCTTCAACATCGGGGACAGCGAAACACCGATCACGCCTTGCATCATCGGCGACGAACAAAAGACGCAGGAATTCAGCAAACGCCTGTACGAAGAAGGTGTGTACGCCAAGGCAATCGTCTTCCCGACCGTGCCAAAAGGAACAGGTCGCGTGCGCAACATGCCGACGGCTGCCCACACCAAGGAAATGCTGGATCGCGCCCTTGGCATCTATGAAAAAGTTGGGAAAGAAATGGGGATCCTGTCATGA
- the xerS gene encoding tyrosine recombinase XerS, with protein MSVTKQRDALQLLQTVGSFPWYVEKFIDHKKTKKSSPSTLLGYLRDIAFFFRWMMTEGLTTATDIKDVSLSDLNELKKETVESYILYLQESHLYERSALLTNPTRSAKKEYSDRTISRKISSLKSLFHYLAALAEDENGDAYLKRNVLAKIELDATELTPLARAHAIRAKILIDEEIYQFVDFVYNGYLAHCNTEKKRQYHLQNRDRDTAMIALILSGGFRVSEIVSLDLSDIVMEKNQLKMVRKGKKEDAPFFSDWGKEHLARYLALRDKYHPAPQETAVFLAVSPTKPHGHRIEIRSVQKLVKKYAKAFGIPDLSVHKLRHSFATQFLRLNPDPHQLQAQLGHSKIETTMQYAHVLEDALEKAVNRTT; from the coding sequence ATGTCCGTAACCAAACAGCGGGATGCCTTGCAGTTGCTCCAGACAGTCGGATCGTTTCCCTGGTATGTAGAAAAATTTATCGACCACAAAAAAACGAAAAAAAGCTCGCCTTCCACCTTGCTTGGCTATTTGCGCGACATCGCCTTTTTCTTTCGCTGGATGATGACCGAAGGCTTGACCACGGCAACAGACATCAAGGACGTGTCCCTCTCCGACTTGAACGAGCTGAAAAAGGAGACGGTGGAAAGCTACATCTTATATTTGCAGGAGTCGCACTTGTACGAGCGCTCCGCCCTGCTCACCAACCCGACGCGCAGCGCGAAAAAAGAGTACAGCGACCGGACGATCAGCCGAAAAATTTCCAGCTTGAAGTCGTTGTTTCATTATTTGGCTGCGCTGGCCGAAGATGAAAACGGCGACGCGTATTTGAAGCGCAATGTGCTGGCAAAAATCGAGCTGGATGCGACTGAGCTGACGCCGCTGGCCCGCGCTCACGCCATCCGCGCAAAAATTTTGATCGACGAGGAAATTTACCAGTTTGTCGACTTCGTTTACAACGGCTATTTGGCCCACTGCAACACCGAAAAGAAGCGGCAGTACCACCTGCAAAACCGCGACCGCGATACCGCCATGATCGCGCTGATCCTCTCCGGCGGCTTTCGCGTCTCCGAGATCGTCAGTCTGGACTTGTCCGACATCGTGATGGAAAAAAACCAACTGAAAATGGTGCGCAAAGGAAAAAAAGAGGACGCTCCCTTTTTCAGCGACTGGGGCAAGGAGCATTTGGCCCGTTACCTTGCCTTGCGCGACAAATACCATCCTGCCCCGCAAGAAACGGCCGTTTTCCTCGCCGTATCGCCAACGAAGCCACACGGCCACCGCATCGAAATCCGCTCCGTGCAAAAGCTGGTCAAAAAATATGCGAAAGCGTTCGGGATTCCCGATTTGTCCGTACATAAGCTGCGCCACAGCTTCGCCACGCAGTTTTTGCGGCTGAACCCGGACCCGCATCAGTTGCAAGCCCAGCTTGGGCACTCGAAAATCGAAACGACGATGCAGTACGCCCACGTCCTGGAAGACGCGCTGGAAAAAGCGGTCAACCGCACGACCTGA
- a CDS encoding GNAT family N-acetyltransferase: MVEYRFLTEANKEELEAVKQLFREYTESLGLDLGFQDFEAECKALPGKYAAPDGALLLALVDGEAAGCIAVRKSDERICEMKRLYVRDRYRGLKIGKTLIQMIIEKAEQLSYDYMRLDTLARMTSAQALYRAFGFYEIEPYIFNPLDGAIFMERKLR; this comes from the coding sequence ATGGTGGAGTATCGTTTTTTGACCGAAGCAAACAAGGAAGAGCTCGAGGCAGTGAAGCAACTGTTTCGCGAATATACGGAATCGCTCGGACTCGATCTCGGCTTTCAAGATTTTGAAGCAGAGTGCAAGGCGCTGCCCGGCAAGTACGCAGCACCAGATGGCGCCCTGCTCCTCGCCTTGGTAGACGGGGAGGCGGCGGGCTGCATTGCCGTGCGCAAAAGCGACGAGCGGATTTGCGAGATGAAGCGGCTGTACGTCCGCGATCGGTATCGCGGCTTGAAAATCGGGAAAACGCTGATCCAGATGATTATCGAAAAAGCGGAGCAGCTTTCGTACGACTACATGCGGCTCGATACGTTGGCAAGGATGACCAGCGCGCAGGCGCTGTACCGCGCTTTCGGATTTTATGAAATAGAGCCGTACATCTTCAATCCGCTCGACGGCGCCATTTTCATGGAGCGAAAATTGCGCTAG
- a CDS encoding L-threonine 3-dehydrogenase, whose protein sequence is MKKILVTGALGQIGSELIMKLREVYGADQVVATDIRKKEDDPVVQSGPFEILDVTDGNRMFELAKAHKVDTIMHLAALLSATAEAKPLLAWNLNMGGLVNALEAARELNCQFFTPSSIGAFGPSTPKDNTPQDTIQRPTTMYGVNKVSGELLCDYYYQKFGVDTRGVRFPGLISYVAPPGGGTTDYAVDIYYKAIQEGAYTSYIAKGTYMDMMYMPDALNAIITLMEADASKLIHRNAFNVTAMSIEPEDVAAAIRKHIPEFTLSYEVDPVRQAIADSWPNSIDATAAMNEWGFKAEYDLDKMTEDMLAKLRGKLLQQVG, encoded by the coding sequence ATGAAAAAGATTTTAGTAACGGGAGCATTGGGACAAATCGGCTCGGAGCTCATCATGAAGCTGCGCGAAGTGTACGGAGCCGATCAGGTTGTCGCGACCGACATCCGCAAAAAAGAAGACGATCCTGTGGTACAGTCCGGGCCATTTGAGATTTTGGATGTCACAGACGGAAACCGCATGTTCGAGCTGGCAAAAGCACACAAGGTAGATACGATCATGCATCTTGCTGCGCTGCTGTCGGCTACAGCCGAAGCGAAGCCGCTGCTCGCCTGGAACCTGAACATGGGCGGGCTGGTCAATGCGCTGGAGGCTGCGCGCGAGCTGAACTGCCAGTTTTTCACCCCAAGCTCCATCGGCGCTTTCGGGCCTTCCACGCCGAAAGACAACACGCCGCAAGACACGATTCAACGCCCGACGACGATGTACGGGGTGAACAAAGTGTCCGGCGAGCTGCTGTGCGATTACTACTATCAAAAATTCGGCGTAGACACCCGTGGCGTTCGTTTTCCTGGCCTGATCTCGTACGTGGCTCCTCCAGGCGGAGGCACGACCGACTATGCGGTTGACATCTACTACAAGGCGATTCAGGAAGGCGCGTACACGTCCTACATCGCCAAAGGCACGTACATGGACATGATGTACATGCCAGACGCCTTGAACGCGATCATCACCTTGATGGAAGCCGACGCCTCCAAGCTGATTCACCGCAACGCGTTCAACGTAACGGCAATGAGCATCGAGCCTGAAGATGTAGCGGCTGCGATCCGCAAGCACATTCCGGAGTTCACCCTCTCCTACGAGGTAGACCCGGTGCGCCAGGCGATCGCGGACAGTTGGCCAAACTCGATCGACGCGACCGCCGCCATGAACGAATGGGGCTTCAAAGCAGAGTACGATCTGGACAAAATGACCGAAGACATGCTCGCCAAACTGCGGGGAAAGCTGCTGCAGCAAGTCGGCTAA
- a CDS encoding (2Fe-2S) ferredoxin domain-containing protein: MATWDLSRTRHHILLCNGGSCMRSGGEEVTVAIREAIAEAGLDDYVHTSRTRCNGRCEDACVVIVYPEGIWYQNVTPEDAGLLVDQHFRLGQPVESLMTHRFQGDGFVRTSDCKPGILKSEKVKK, translated from the coding sequence GTGGCTACATGGGATTTGTCGCGGACGCGCCACCATATTTTGCTCTGCAATGGCGGAAGCTGTATGCGCAGCGGGGGAGAAGAGGTCACCGTTGCGATTCGGGAAGCGATTGCGGAGGCGGGCCTGGATGATTACGTACATACAAGCCGGACGCGCTGCAACGGACGATGTGAGGATGCCTGTGTCGTGATCGTCTATCCGGAAGGCATCTGGTACCAGAACGTGACGCCAGAAGATGCGGGGCTGTTGGTCGATCAGCATTTTCGCCTGGGGCAGCCGGTCGAGTCGCTGATGACCCATCGGTTTCAAGGCGACGGCTTTGTCCGCACGTCGGACTGCAAGCCAGGCATTCTCAAATCGGAAAAAGTCAAAAAGTAG
- a CDS encoding manganese catalase family protein, with protein sequence MFTRINRLAIELPEPEYGDANAAAAVQELLGGRFGEMSTLNNYLYQSFNFRGKRKLKPFYDLVASITAEEVGHVELVSNAINLCMKGITRPGDPDTTPLSNGLNKRNTYHFIASAQTALPGDSMGKSWTGDYVFTSGNLVLDLLHNFFLECGARTHKMRVYQMTDHPTARAMIGYLLVRGGVHIVAYAKALEIATGVDLTKMLPIPDLDNDQFDATHPYIAMGLNRKLFTFSYQDYQDIALIWRGPLPDGGTAEVIQGVPDGGPVPDLDELPEEFAPGVSREDFIEIAKRLQRSAGL encoded by the coding sequence CGGATCAATAGATTGGCTATCGAGCTTCCTGAGCCGGAATACGGAGACGCCAACGCCGCTGCGGCCGTCCAGGAGCTATTGGGCGGTCGTTTTGGCGAGATGTCGACATTGAACAACTACTTGTACCAATCGTTCAATTTTCGCGGCAAGCGCAAGCTGAAGCCGTTTTACGACCTCGTCGCAAGCATTACGGCGGAAGAGGTAGGACACGTCGAACTGGTGTCCAATGCGATCAATTTGTGCATGAAAGGCATTACCCGGCCAGGTGATCCGGATACGACACCGCTGTCCAACGGCTTGAACAAACGCAATACGTATCATTTCATTGCTTCGGCACAGACGGCGCTGCCCGGGGATTCCATGGGAAAATCGTGGACGGGTGATTACGTTTTCACCAGCGGCAACCTCGTCCTCGATCTGTTGCACAACTTTTTCCTCGAATGCGGGGCGCGGACGCACAAGATGAGGGTGTACCAGATGACCGATCACCCGACGGCGAGAGCCATGATCGGCTACTTGCTGGTCAGAGGCGGCGTGCACATCGTCGCCTACGCCAAAGCGCTGGAAATCGCCACAGGGGTAGACCTGACGAAAATGCTCCCCATCCCCGATCTCGACAATGACCAGTTTGACGCCACCCATCCGTACATTGCCATGGGGCTGAACCGCAAGCTGTTTACGTTCAGCTATCAGGATTACCAGGATATCGCCTTGATCTGGCGCGGTCCATTGCCGGACGGCGGCACAGCCGAGGTCATTCAGGGCGTTCCCGATGGCGGCCCGGTTCCAGACCTCGATGAGTTGCCGGAGGAGTTTGCGCCGGGCGTGTCGCGCGAAGATTTTATCGAGATTGCCAAACGTCTGCAACGATCAGCCGGGTTGTAG
- a CDS encoding TrmB family transcriptional regulator: MEPLLDKFEEIGFSKNEAKVYMTLLKEPLLNGYEISKKSAVPRSMVYAVIAKLVSKQAIVELRTEPPTYRPVPIKELMTNLKKQHEQTIDYLEQELQVIEKPVEVHVIQHMEERANILAAMQSLLRSAKEEVWLSAWEEELDELREASEEAAAQGVRMFSLLFADQETPSFGHAFYHRQDSSSIERQRMGQRLTIVIQDDKEVLIGSFLDGRVPQAIQTTDPMLILLAKEYIRHDMVLKVVSAKLGNESLDSLWQGDDLLTYIVHNIKK, translated from the coding sequence ATGGAACCGTTACTGGACAAGTTTGAGGAAATCGGTTTTTCCAAAAATGAAGCGAAGGTGTACATGACGCTGCTGAAGGAGCCGCTTTTAAACGGGTACGAGATCAGCAAAAAAAGTGCCGTGCCGCGCTCGATGGTGTATGCGGTCATTGCCAAGCTGGTGAGCAAGCAGGCGATTGTCGAGCTGCGGACGGAGCCGCCGACTTATCGTCCCGTGCCGATCAAAGAGCTGATGACCAACCTGAAAAAGCAGCACGAACAAACGATTGACTATTTGGAGCAAGAGCTGCAAGTCATTGAAAAGCCGGTCGAGGTTCATGTCATCCAGCATATGGAGGAGCGGGCGAACATCTTGGCTGCCATGCAGAGCTTGCTGCGCTCGGCAAAAGAAGAGGTGTGGCTGTCGGCGTGGGAAGAGGAGCTGGACGAATTGCGCGAGGCTTCCGAGGAAGCGGCTGCCCAAGGAGTCAGAATGTTTTCGCTGCTGTTTGCCGACCAGGAAACGCCTTCGTTCGGGCACGCCTTCTATCACCGCCAGGACTCGTCCTCGATTGAGCGGCAGAGGATGGGCCAAAGGCTGACGATTGTCATTCAGGACGACAAAGAGGTGCTGATCGGCAGCTTTTTGGACGGGCGAGTGCCGCAGGCCATTCAGACGACCGACCCGATGCTGATTTTGCTGGCGAAGGAATACATCCGCCACGACATGGTGCTCAAGGTCGTGAGCGCCAAGCTGGGCAACGAATCGCTGGATTCCTTGTGGCAAGGCGACGATTTGCTGACGTACATCGTCCACAACATCAAAAAATAG